One Clostridia bacterium DNA window includes the following coding sequences:
- the ftsW gene encoding putative lipid II flippase FtsW, translating to MKKKFGGTFDDRAPRYGVYLAGLVVALAAFGIVMLYSASYYTAEYKYGDAFYYVKKQAIALVVAVFALIAASRVPLKWVRKAQIPLLVVSYVLMGLVFIPALGVESYGARRWLNFGLFSMQPSEIGKFAFVLSAAAYIDKKGVDTFKKLAVPLLAGGAFCVLLLLEPNMSVTMIMLGLTLCMLFAGGAKGKHFAVLAVPILVAVPVLIAVEPYRLQRLLAFVNPWASPKGEGYQLIQSYYALGSGGLFGVGFLHSRQKYMFLPFAESDFIFSVIGEEWGLVGAVVVMLAFFAVVYLGLRIAASADRRFDALLAYGITAVVALQTLLNVAVVTGCVPPTGVPLPFVSFGGSSLVCFFAAMGILLNIDRVNRRGPFIQ from the coding sequence TTGAAAAAGAAGTTCGGCGGTACGTTTGACGACCGCGCGCCGCGATATGGCGTATATCTCGCCGGTTTGGTGGTGGCGCTCGCCGCGTTCGGCATCGTCATGCTGTATTCGGCGTCGTATTATACGGCCGAATATAAGTACGGCGACGCGTTTTACTACGTCAAAAAGCAGGCTATCGCCTTGGTGGTGGCCGTTTTTGCTTTGATTGCCGCCTCGCGCGTGCCCCTCAAATGGGTGCGCAAAGCCCAAATTCCCCTGTTGGTCGTTTCGTACGTCTTGATGGGGTTGGTGTTCATTCCCGCTTTGGGCGTGGAGAGTTACGGCGCCCGCCGCTGGCTCAACTTCGGTCTGTTCAGTATGCAGCCCTCCGAAATCGGCAAGTTCGCCTTCGTGTTGTCCGCCGCCGCTTATATCGACAAGAAAGGGGTGGACACCTTCAAAAAGTTGGCCGTCCCCCTCTTGGCGGGCGGGGCGTTTTGCGTGCTGTTGTTGTTGGAGCCCAATATGTCCGTCACGATGATCATGCTGGGGTTGACCTTGTGTATGCTGTTCGCGGGGGGCGCGAAAGGCAAGCACTTCGCGGTGCTGGCCGTACCTATTTTGGTGGCGGTGCCCGTGCTTATCGCCGTGGAACCCTACCGCTTGCAACGGTTGTTGGCGTTTGTCAATCCGTGGGCTTCGCCCAAGGGAGAGGGATACCAACTCATTCAGTCATACTACGCGTTGGGTTCGGGCGGTCTGTTCGGCGTTGGTTTTTTGCACAGCCGCCAGAAGTATATGTTTTTGCCCTTCGCCGAGTCCGACTTCATCTTTTCGGTCATCGGTGAGGAGTGGGGACTCGTCGGAGCGGTCGTGGTGATGCTGGCGTTTTTCGCGGTGGTCTATTTGGGGTTGCGCATCGCGGCAAGTGCCGACAGACGATTCGACGCGTTGCTTGCCTACGGCATTACGGCGGTGGTGGCCTTGCAGACTCTGCTCAACGTGGCCGTCGTGACGGGGTGCGTGCCGCCGACGGGCGTGCCCTTGCCGTTCGTCAGTTTCGGCGGCTCGTCTTTGGTGTGCTTCTTCGCGGCGATGGGTATACTGCTGAATATCGACCGTGTCAATCGCCGCGGGCCGTTCATACAATAG
- the ftsZ gene encoding cell division protein FtsZ encodes MLEEDNLEFDFSEENYEMFNNNVCKILLVGVGGAGCNAIMRLMNQDVHSTDFVAVNTDVQALYKVKMEAIKSSAKVPIKLLQIGKTSTRGLGAGARPEKGKEAAEESVDDIKRLLKDVELCFIAAGMGGGTGTGAAPVIARIAKEMNILTIAVVTKPFEFEGKPRMSNAEAGIEELKDNVDTLIVIPNDKLDKSSINNAFAQADDVLLHAIKGIGDLISKPLTINLDFADICTIMRDKGYAHIGIGSAKGQGRAVEAVRQAVNNQLTETTIYNATGLIIYYQAGTDFAVEEIKDATNLVHDVLEDDANIIWGVNLSPDLGDRLDVVVIATGFKSRPTARAAQPAQGTAGQAAPFAGQPQPQESPAPRYSMGGVPKFVNRMHNGGDDNNN; translated from the coding sequence ATGTTAGAAGAGGACAATCTCGAGTTTGATTTCAGCGAAGAGAATTATGAGATGTTCAACAACAACGTCTGCAAGATCTTGTTGGTGGGCGTGGGCGGCGCCGGCTGCAACGCCATTATGCGCTTGATGAATCAAGACGTGCACAGCACGGACTTCGTGGCCGTCAATACCGACGTGCAGGCGCTGTACAAAGTCAAGATGGAAGCCATCAAGTCTTCGGCCAAAGTGCCTATCAAATTGTTGCAAATCGGCAAGACGAGCACGCGCGGTTTGGGTGCTGGCGCACGCCCCGAAAAGGGCAAAGAGGCCGCCGAGGAGTCGGTGGACGATATCAAACGCCTGCTCAAAGACGTGGAGTTGTGCTTCATCGCCGCGGGTATGGGCGGCGGCACGGGCACGGGCGCCGCGCCGGTCATCGCGCGCATCGCCAAGGAGATGAACATTCTCACCATCGCCGTGGTCACCAAACCCTTCGAGTTCGAGGGCAAGCCCCGTATGAGCAACGCCGAGGCGGGCATCGAGGAATTGAAGGACAACGTGGACACCCTCATCGTCATTCCCAACGACAAGTTGGACAAGTCTTCCATCAACAACGCGTTCGCCCAGGCGGACGACGTGCTTCTGCACGCCATCAAGGGCATCGGCGACCTCATCAGCAAGCCTTTGACCATCAATCTGGACTTCGCGGACATCTGCACGATTATGCGCGATAAGGGCTACGCCCATATCGGCATCGGTTCGGCCAAAGGGCAAGGCCGCGCGGTCGAGGCCGTGCGCCAAGCCGTCAACAATCAACTCACCGAGACCACCATCTACAACGCCACGGGGTTGATCATCTACTACCAGGCGGGCACGGACTTCGCGGTAGAGGAGATCAAGGACGCCACCAATTTGGTGCACGACGTGTTGGAAGACGACGCCAATATCATTTGGGGCGTCAATTTGTCGCCCGATCTCGGCGATAGATTGGACGTGGTGGTCATTGCCACCGGGTTCAAGTCGCGCCCGACCGCCAGAGCGGCGCAACCCGCCCAAGGCACGGCGGGACAAGCCGCGCCGTTCGCCGGTCAACCGCAACCGCAGGAGTCGCCGGCGCCTCGTTACAGTATGGGCGGCGTGCCCAAATTCGTCAACCGTATGCACAACGGCGGCGACGACAACAACAACTGA
- a CDS encoding phospho-N-acetylmuramoyl-pentapeptide-transferase produces the protein MSAVLRGVIALVASFALSVLSAPTVIKAASKLKAGQPILRYVEEHAVKAGTPTMGGWIFILPTILVTLAFTRGLGAGRVAVITTSAYAVIGFLDDFLKIKRKDNGGLKPYQKIISQLGVAAILCWYVWRTPSISTVVYIPFYKAVDIGYWILPLTAFVYIAGTNAVNLTDGLDGLAGNTTVVYCLGATALFVLVAVAEGDSGRNLDELSVFALALTGALEGFLLYNTSPAKVFMGDTGSMALGGAVCSLAVFSRLTFYLPVIGIMYVVSCITVIVQVGYFKLSKGKRVFLMAPLHHHLQRKGMSEAKISALYVALTLLGAAIAVAGVYLGYYGVDG, from the coding sequence ATGAGCGCGGTGTTGCGGGGCGTGATTGCCCTCGTCGCGTCCTTTGCGCTGTCCGTGCTGTCCGCGCCGACGGTAATCAAAGCGGCCTCGAAACTCAAAGCGGGTCAACCCATCCTGCGCTACGTGGAGGAGCACGCCGTCAAAGCGGGCACGCCTACGATGGGCGGTTGGATATTCATCTTGCCCACCATCTTGGTGACGCTTGCCTTTACGCGAGGCCTCGGCGCGGGGCGCGTGGCGGTCATTACGACGTCGGCCTACGCCGTCATCGGTTTTTTGGACGACTTCCTCAAAATCAAGCGCAAGGACAACGGGGGGTTGAAACCCTATCAAAAAATCATTTCGCAGTTGGGCGTGGCCGCCATTTTGTGCTGGTACGTCTGGCGCACGCCGTCCATCTCCACCGTGGTATATATCCCTTTTTACAAGGCGGTGGACATAGGCTATTGGATATTGCCGCTGACCGCCTTCGTCTACATCGCGGGCACCAACGCAGTCAATTTGACGGACGGATTGGACGGGCTTGCGGGAAATACGACGGTCGTCTATTGTCTCGGCGCGACGGCCCTTTTCGTGCTCGTGGCGGTGGCGGAGGGCGATAGCGGGCGCAATCTCGACGAATTGAGCGTGTTTGCGCTGGCGCTTACGGGCGCGCTGGAGGGGTTTTTGCTCTACAACACCTCGCCCGCCAAAGTCTTCATGGGCGATACGGGCAGTATGGCCTTGGGCGGCGCGGTGTGTTCGCTCGCGGTTTTCTCTCGCCTCACGTTTTATCTGCCTGTCATAGGCATAATGTACGTAGTCAGTTGCATAACCGTAATAGTGCAGGTAGGCTACTTCAAGTTGTCCAAAGGCAAGCGCGTATTTTTGATGGCGCCGTTGCATCACCACTTGCAGCGCAAGGGGATGAGCGAGGCCAAGATCAGCGCGTTATACGTAGCCCTCACCTTGCTTGGCGCGGCAATCGCCGTGGCGGGAGTGTATCTGGGCTATTATGGAGTGGACGGATAA
- the murD gene encoding UDP-N-acetylmuramoyl-L-alanine--D-glutamate ligase, with the protein MEWTDKKILIFGKGKSGRAAYRRLESLGATPVFYDDNDFEGEERQCSFLQAEDTDWDTVILSPAVKPDHPLLAALARRGVPTISEIDFGWMINPCKTVAVTGTNGKTTTVRQIEKLLSDSGVVALAVGNIGVPFCGVERPLDVAVVEISSFQCHQSALFTPTVAAITNVAPDHIEWHGDLHAYREAKLKLLRMAQSYALNTDDPDLPRIAGKPCYPYSLIDTASTAFVEGRTVKVRDAGRVYEVAKVEDLPLRGNHNLYNVLCALALTVAVVGYRATFTDSVLTFRGERMRVERLTDRRPYVYNDSKGTNTAATIAAMRQMVGDTVLLVGGWDKGEDFTRLFMQLPRGVSIVAFGAAGVRIYREALLSGFREVAYAATVADAVRLAFRQDKDNILFSPACSSFDAYSSYVERGLDFEKEVRRYV; encoded by the coding sequence ATGGAGTGGACGGATAAAAAGATACTTATTTTCGGCAAGGGCAAGAGCGGCAGGGCCGCCTATCGTCGGCTCGAATCGTTGGGGGCGACGCCCGTCTTTTACGATGACAACGACTTCGAGGGAGAGGAGCGGCAATGCTCCTTTTTGCAAGCGGAAGATACCGATTGGGACACGGTGATTTTGAGCCCTGCGGTCAAGCCCGACCATCCCCTTCTCGCGGCTTTGGCGCGGCGCGGCGTGCCCACCATATCCGAGATAGACTTCGGCTGGATGATCAATCCGTGCAAGACCGTCGCCGTGACGGGCACCAACGGCAAGACCACTACGGTACGCCAAATAGAAAAACTCCTCTCGGACTCCGGCGTGGTGGCCTTGGCCGTCGGCAATATCGGCGTGCCCTTTTGCGGGGTAGAGCGTCCGTTGGACGTGGCCGTCGTGGAGATCAGTTCTTTCCAATGTCACCAAAGCGCGTTGTTCACGCCCACTGTGGCCGCCATCACCAACGTCGCGCCCGACCATATCGAATGGCACGGGGACTTGCACGCCTACCGCGAGGCGAAGTTAAAACTGCTACGCATGGCGCAAAGTTACGCGCTCAACACGGATGATCCCGATTTGCCCCGCATAGCGGGCAAGCCGTGTTACCCCTATTCGTTGATCGATACCGCTTCGACGGCGTTCGTGGAAGGGCGCACGGTCAAAGTGCGCGACGCGGGGCGCGTGTACGAGGTGGCCAAAGTGGAGGATTTGCCCCTTAGGGGCAATCACAATTTGTACAACGTGCTGTGCGCGTTGGCGTTGACCGTCGCCGTCGTCGGGTACCGAGCGACCTTTACCGATAGCGTGTTGACCTTTCGGGGAGAGCGGATGCGCGTGGAGCGATTGACCGACCGCCGCCCCTACGTCTATAACGACAGCAAAGGCACCAATACCGCCGCCACCATAGCCGCGATGCGCCAAATGGTGGGCGATACCGTGTTGTTGGTCGGCGGTTGGGACAAGGGCGAGGACTTTACGCGGCTGTTTATGCAGTTGCCCCGAGGCGTATCCATCGTCGCGTTCGGCGCGGCGGGCGTGCGCATCTATCGAGAGGCGCTCTTGTCGGGCTTCCGCGAAGTGGCTTACGCCGCTACGGTGGCCGACGCCGTGCGGTTGGCTTTTCGCCAAGACAAAGACAACATTCTCTTTTCGCCTGCGTGTAGCAGTTTCGACGCCTATTCTTCTTACGTCGAGCGGGGGTTGGATTTTGAAAAAGAAGTTCGGCGGTACGTTTGA
- a CDS encoding UDP-N-acetylmuramoyl-L-alanyl-D-glutamate--2,6-diaminopimelate ligase: MYLSQLQPITQGKRRGEAAFTGVAQSLEEVKKGDLFVCVEGLHVDGHDLAADAVGRGAVALVTTHELPLDVPQLVVTDTRKALSQIAFFFYGLDKPPFVLVGVTGTNGKTSTAYILQRVFSASGKRAAYIGTLGVVADKLLLPPTLTTPDPMTLAPLLAMLAERGVKYVFLEVSAHAAYFRKVAGLTFNAMVFTNLTQDHLDFFENIEAYGEAKLGLFSPDQTRLGVVNADDQWGRRIILAHRVPLLTYGLDNPADVFAVDVRDTREGLRFAANAFDVVTKVESSLHGRFNAYNVLAAMAVAGYFGVSPVTVALALRHINILGRFNVVDVGDVRFIIDYAHTPDGLKNSLETARTQTDGKLRLVFGCGGDRDQTKRREMGEIAAAMADYVYITNDNPRSERPESIAEGIEAGMAGDENYTVILDREAAIREAYRASRAGDCVLIAGKGAETSMEIGGKKVAYSDYAVLEKLK; this comes from the coding sequence ATGTATCTATCTCAACTGCAACCGATTACGCAAGGAAAACGAAGGGGCGAGGCGGCGTTCACGGGCGTTGCGCAGTCGCTCGAAGAGGTGAAGAAGGGGGATTTGTTCGTATGCGTCGAGGGTCTGCACGTGGATGGTCACGATTTGGCCGCCGACGCCGTGGGTAGAGGCGCGGTCGCTTTGGTCACCACGCACGAATTGCCCCTCGACGTACCCCAACTGGTCGTGACGGACACCCGCAAGGCGCTATCGCAGATAGCCTTTTTCTTTTATGGCTTGGACAAGCCCCCGTTCGTCTTGGTCGGCGTGACGGGCACCAACGGCAAGACGTCCACGGCGTATATTTTGCAACGCGTCTTTTCCGCGTCGGGCAAGCGTGCGGCGTACATAGGCACCTTGGGCGTGGTGGCGGACAAATTGCTGTTGCCGCCCACCTTGACGACGCCCGATCCCATGACGCTGGCGCCCCTTTTGGCCATGCTTGCCGAGCGGGGCGTTAAATATGTATTTTTGGAAGTGTCCGCACACGCCGCCTATTTCCGCAAGGTGGCGGGGTTGACCTTCAACGCCATGGTATTCACCAATCTCACGCAGGACCATTTGGACTTCTTTGAGAATATCGAGGCGTACGGCGAGGCCAAACTCGGCTTGTTTTCGCCCGACCAAACCCGCCTCGGCGTGGTGAATGCGGACGACCAATGGGGCAGAAGGATTATTTTGGCGCACCGCGTGCCCCTGTTGACCTACGGCTTGGACAATCCCGCCGACGTGTTCGCGGTGGACGTCCGCGATACGAGAGAGGGACTGCGCTTCGCCGCCAACGCGTTCGACGTGGTGACGAAGGTGGAGAGTAGCCTCCATGGTCGCTTCAACGCATACAACGTCTTGGCGGCTATGGCCGTGGCGGGTTATTTCGGCGTGTCGCCCGTCACCGTCGCCCTTGCCTTGCGGCATATCAATATCCTCGGCCGCTTCAACGTCGTGGACGTGGGCGACGTGCGCTTCATCATCGACTACGCTCACACGCCCGACGGGCTGAAAAACAGTCTCGAAACAGCGCGGACGCAGACGGACGGCAAACTGCGGCTGGTGTTCGGGTGCGGGGGAGACCGCGACCAAACCAAGCGCCGCGAGATGGGCGAGATTGCCGCCGCCATGGCGGACTACGTGTATATCACCAACGACAATCCGCGTAGCGAGCGCCCCGAGAGCATCGCCGAGGGGATCGAAGCGGGTATGGCGGGCGACGAAAACTATACCGTGATATTAGATAGAGAAGCCGCTATCCGCGAAGCCTATCGGGCGAGTCGGGCGGGCGACTGCGTGCTTATCGCGGGCAAGGGCGCCGAGACCTCGATGGAAATCGGGGGCAAAAAGGTGGCGTACAGCGATTACGCCGTTTTGGAGAAACTGAAATGA
- a CDS encoding sigma-E processing peptidase SpoIIGA gives MIVYVEWVILDNLALDLLLAYLCRITAGEKATWWRLLFSAVVGAALVFPFLYIKPVWARILYKVAVLVAVCLPLSDSWKSLRKNLILYAAFSALMGGVVYLVGGTAVDLQYGVLSTSKGVVALVAASCLVALYLIRQVKGILTEIRHKRHLVKVELVQGGRFVFVRGFYDTGNTVVAKNGKGVVFLSPKIKDSIGDLPSAEDVDVRTILGYNRFRLYQIDCVKIYSDGQVNTINRVNVAYARDNLSGCDALLPCDL, from the coding sequence ATGATCGTATACGTGGAATGGGTGATATTGGACAACTTGGCGTTGGACCTGTTGCTCGCCTATCTGTGCCGCATAACCGCAGGCGAAAAGGCGACTTGGTGGCGCCTTTTGTTTTCGGCCGTCGTGGGCGCGGCGCTCGTCTTCCCGTTTCTCTATATCAAGCCCGTTTGGGCGCGAATACTGTACAAGGTGGCGGTGTTGGTAGCGGTATGTTTGCCCCTTTCGGACAGTTGGAAATCGCTACGAAAGAATTTGATATTGTACGCCGCGTTTTCGGCGTTGATGGGGGGCGTCGTCTATCTCGTCGGTGGCACCGCCGTCGATTTGCAATACGGCGTGCTGTCCACGTCCAAAGGCGTGGTCGCCTTGGTCGCCGCGTCTTGCTTGGTCGCTTTGTATTTGATACGCCAAGTGAAAGGCATTCTCACCGAGATTCGGCACAAGCGCCATTTGGTCAAAGTGGAGTTGGTGCAAGGCGGGCGATTCGTCTTCGTTAGAGGGTTTTACGACACAGGGAATACCGTCGTCGCCAAAAACGGCAAGGGCGTGGTGTTTTTGTCGCCCAAAATCAAGGATTCGATAGGGGATCTACCCTCGGCGGAGGACGTGGACGTACGCACGATATTGGGGTACAATCGTTTTCGTTTGTACCAAATAGATTGCGTCAAGATATATTCCGATGGGCAGGTGAATACAATTAATCGGGTCAACGTGGCGTACGCGCGGGACAACCTGTCGGGGTGCGACGCGTTGCTGCCCTGCGATTTATAG
- a CDS encoding FtsQ-type POTRA domain-containing protein, with translation MKGNGRIIAFAGIVVFIVVFILLNMTVFTISDISVQNAVYSDYIDKSAIIESSGIAKNQNIFLLNETNARLKIEEAFPYLEVVTVERKFPSAVIIHVDMRTPVMSIAVSATTDRYAIIDTDLKILDVVDASSDLYKMATHINHVEIASPIVGVTLDDNDTCNRCLLAIGKVSEGEQLQFWHFFSAITIENNCAYVTLRTGVTVRLDDIDRIDVKQHLRVALELYKTFDEQDYHRRKGFIFFDTERGGWVWSEYDNVATEAYRLQY, from the coding sequence ATGAAAGGTAACGGAAGAATCATTGCGTTCGCGGGTATCGTCGTGTTTATCGTCGTGTTCATTTTGTTGAACATGACGGTTTTCACCATCAGCGATATCTCCGTGCAAAACGCCGTCTATTCCGATTATATCGACAAGTCCGCCATCATCGAGAGTTCGGGCATTGCCAAAAATCAAAATATCTTTCTCCTCAACGAGACCAATGCGCGCCTCAAAATAGAGGAGGCCTTCCCCTATCTCGAAGTGGTCACCGTCGAACGCAAGTTCCCCTCGGCGGTCATCATTCACGTGGATATGCGCACGCCCGTGATGAGTATCGCCGTTTCGGCCACGACCGACCGCTACGCCATCATCGACACCGACCTCAAAATATTGGACGTGGTGGACGCGTCGAGCGATCTCTACAAAATGGCCACGCATATCAATCACGTCGAAATCGCGTCGCCCATCGTCGGCGTTACCTTGGACGACAACGACACCTGCAACCGCTGCCTTTTGGCCATCGGCAAGGTGTCCGAGGGAGAGCAGTTGCAGTTCTGGCACTTCTTCTCCGCCATCACCATCGAGAACAACTGCGCGTACGTCACCTTGCGCACGGGCGTCACCGTGCGGTTGGACGACATCGACCGCATCGACGTCAAGCAACACCTAAGGGTGGCGTTGGAGTTGTACAAGACCTTCGACGAGCAGGATTATCATCGCCGCAAAGGGTTCATTTTCTTCGATACCGAGCGGGGCGGCTGGGTGTGGTCGGAATACGACAACGTGGCCACGGAAGCCTATCGTCTGCAATATTAA
- a CDS encoding UDP-N-acetylglucosamine 1-carboxyvinyltransferase encodes MAYLRVVGRKPLRGACRVPAAKNAVLPILAASTLIRGKVTLVGCPRLADVDAMLTILADLGASTSQTGDVIEVDCTGIDKTACVSPLTGCMRSSLFLLGSMAGRMGEVSLGTVGGCVIGARPVDIHVEGLRRLGAEVEEKEDRLYVRRREGGASTYRLPFPSVGATVNLACYALSKRDTTVLDNVAVEPEVVDLVDFLRAAGADVSLCGRRLLIEGGKPLCGLTYRPIGDRIVAATVLIATAMTGGEVTVTGVSYEPLSALLYKLKNSSCIARVSCDTIHLCAKERPRSFSLSTGVYPDFATDMQSLALAYDATARGVALVRERVFENRFALAAELGKMGADISVFGDTARVVGRRLHGADTSCCDLRAGAALVCAALAADGISTINHIGLIDRGYQHIERTFAALGADITRIDER; translated from the coding sequence ATGGCCTATCTTCGTGTCGTCGGTCGAAAGCCCTTGCGGGGCGCCTGCCGCGTGCCCGCCGCCAAAAACGCCGTTTTGCCCATCCTGGCCGCCTCGACGCTCATTCGCGGCAAGGTGACTTTGGTCGGGTGTCCTCGTCTTGCGGACGTCGACGCCATGCTGACCATACTTGCGGACTTGGGCGCGTCCACGTCCCAAACGGGGGACGTAATCGAGGTGGATTGCACGGGCATAGACAAAACCGCATGCGTTTCGCCCTTGACGGGCTGTATGCGGTCTTCGCTCTTCCTGTTGGGCAGTATGGCGGGCAGAATGGGCGAGGTTTCTTTGGGCACGGTGGGCGGTTGCGTCATCGGCGCGCGGCCCGTCGATATTCACGTCGAGGGGCTGCGCAGATTGGGCGCCGAAGTCGAAGAGAAAGAGGACAGGCTGTACGTCAGGCGGCGCGAGGGCGGGGCGTCTACGTATCGTTTGCCCTTCCCGAGCGTGGGCGCGACGGTCAATTTGGCGTGCTACGCTTTGTCCAAACGGGATACGACCGTATTGGACAACGTGGCCGTCGAGCCCGAAGTGGTCGATCTCGTGGATTTTCTCCGTGCGGCGGGCGCCGACGTGTCCCTCTGCGGCAGGCGATTGCTTATAGAGGGCGGCAAGCCACTGTGTGGCTTGACTTATAGACCCATAGGGGATAGGATCGTGGCGGCGACCGTGCTTATCGCTACGGCGATGACGGGGGGCGAGGTGACGGTGACGGGGGTGAGTTACGAGCCGCTTTCGGCACTTTTGTACAAATTGAAAAATTCTTCTTGCATAGCAAGGGTAAGTTGTGATACAATACACCTATGCGCAAAGGAGCGCCCCCGTTCTTTCAGTTTGTCGACGGGCGTCTATCCCGACTTCGCTACCGATATGCAGTCCTTGGCTTTGGCGTACGACGCGACGGCCCGAGGCGTGGCGTTGGTGCGGGAGCGCGTATTTGAAAACCGCTTTGCGCTTGCCGCCGAGCTCGGCAAGATGGGAGCGGATATTTCGGTATTCGGCGATACCGCGAGAGTCGTTGGCAGACGATTGCACGGCGCCGATACTTCGTGTTGCGATTTGCGCGCGGGGGCCGCCTTGGTGTGCGCCGCCCTTGCCGCTGACGGTATATCTACAATCAACCATATCGGTCTTATAGACCGCGGCTATCAGCATATCGAACGCACGTTCGCCGCGCTGGGCGCCGACATTACGAGGATAGATGAAAGGTAA
- the sigK gene encoding RNA polymerase sporulation sigma factor SigK, with amino-acid sequence MRFLHKLAAFFRRIFDVFERAPSAVHYLSGEPLPTPLTSEEEQAAVRRMAEGDEDAKRLLIERNMRLVVYIAKKYENAVPDVADLISVGSMGLIKAVNCFDADKNNKLATFASRCIENEILMYLRKVTRRKCEISLDEPLNTDWEGNELLLADVLGTEPDAIGKELEREQEIQALYRSIDSLNRRETEIIKMRFGLFGSEERTQKEIADMMGISQSYISRLEKKVIGKLRKEITKYVD; translated from the coding sequence ATGCGGTTTTTGCACAAGTTGGCGGCATTTTTCAGACGTATTTTCGACGTGTTCGAGCGAGCGCCCTCGGCGGTGCACTATCTTTCGGGCGAGCCGTTGCCCACGCCGTTGACGTCCGAGGAAGAGCAGGCGGCCGTCCGCCGTATGGCCGAAGGCGACGAGGACGCCAAGCGGTTGCTTATCGAACGCAATATGCGCTTGGTCGTCTATATCGCCAAGAAGTACGAAAACGCCGTGCCCGACGTCGCCGACCTCATTTCGGTGGGCTCGATGGGGCTTATCAAGGCCGTCAACTGCTTCGACGCCGACAAAAACAACAAGTTGGCCACCTTTGCCTCGCGCTGTATCGAGAACGAAATCTTGATGTATTTGCGCAAAGTGACCAGAAGAAAGTGCGAAATATCCCTGGACGAGCCGCTCAATACCGATTGGGAAGGCAACGAATTGCTGTTGGCCGACGTGTTGGGCACCGAGCCGGACGCCATCGGCAAAGAACTCGAACGCGAGCAGGAAATACAGGCTTTGTATCGCTCCATCGACAGCCTCAATCGGCGCGAGACCGAGATCATCAAGATGCGCTTCGGCTTGTTTGGCAGCGAAGAGCGCACCCAAAAAGAGATCGCCGATATGATGGGTATATCCCAGAGTTATATCTCGCGGTTGGAGAAGAAGGTCATCGGCAAATTGCGCAAAGAGATCACCAAATACGTGGATTGA